The following proteins come from a genomic window of Alnus glutinosa chromosome 10, dhAlnGlut1.1, whole genome shotgun sequence:
- the LOC133880179 gene encoding uncharacterized protein LOC133880179, which produces MGPDLELKGNSKAAMGVSVGKNTVVPQGPEDMILQCASNCEDNTFGMEALLVERTTEQDGSENMELNIIDFTTATDAVLVEGECQDVTEHSSSFDNTESETENGLMQADEEVESRLFDGFFDTLPLRRKKLTVHWRKFIRPLMWRCKWIELQIKELQSQALKYDSELAVYDQRKQLEFQNFTLDDIDAKSLPFSSQILRKKVMKRKKRKRVEETIDITTYMSQHNLFSYYGKKRSAADGAPMEDDCDKITNGNDEFGINDEWSSLEFGNDDNFMEQILQRIEVAHSQAHKLKTRIDKVISENPWKYSSVNKLTLLAPSDALTSSDQDPASPPGSGHRLTARSLFTSSRHLPECNMGDLPMPEGTALSHGVVNPLSSIIESMAQPQVADLCENTEDGILIHNEAAKEELDALEKIRSQLIEKPQVPMDDKKTIPLVQVLGTGDLPSETAVPNVQSNVKSRSASKSNLPRNTRRRGRRRAGSKRWSRRVSG; this is translated from the exons ATGGGGCCTGATTTAGAGCTCAAAGGGAACTCCAAAGCTGCTATGGGAGTTTCAGTCGGTAAGAATACAGTTGTCCCTCAAGGCCCTGAAGATATGATTCTGCAGTGTGCTAGTAATTGTGAGGATAACACCTTTGGCATGGAAGCATTATTGGTTGAGCGAACTACTGAACAGGATGGAAGTGAGAATATGGAGCTTAATATAATTGACTTTACAACTGCAACTGATGCTGTACTGGTTGAAGGTGAATGTCAGGATGTGACTGAGCATTCAAGTTCTTTTGACAATACAGAATCTGAGACAGAGAATGGCTTGATGCAGGCTGATGAAGAAGTCGAGTCACGATTATTTGATGGATTTTTTGACACATTACCATTAAG GAGGAAAAAGTTGACAGTTCATTGGAGGAAGTTTATACGTCCTCTTATGTGGCGCTGTAAATGGATAGAGCTTCAAATTAAGGAACTTCAGTCTCAGGCACTAAAGTACGATAGCGAACTTGCAGTATATGACCAAAGGAAGCAGTTAGAATTTCAGAACTTTACATTAGATGATATTGATGCAAAGTCTCTACCATTTTCCAGTCAAATTCTTAGAAAGAAAGtcatgaagaggaagaaaagaaagagagttgaAGAGACAATTGATATAACAACTTATATGTCACAACATAACCTGTTCTCTTACTATG GAAAGAAGAGGTCTGCTGCTGATGGTGCTCCTATGGAAGATGATTGTG ATAAGATTACTAATGGCAATGATGAGTTTGGAATAAACGATGAGTGGTCATCTCTTGAATTTGGAAATGATGATAATTTCATGGAACAGATCCTCCAGAGGATTGAAGTGGCACATTCACAAGCTCACAAGCTGAAGACCCGAATTGACAAGGTGATTAGTGAAAATCCTTGGAAGTACTCTTCCGTAAATAAGCTGACTTTGCTTGCACCATCTGATGCATTGACCAGTTCTGATCAAGATCCTGCATCTCCTCCTGGTAGTGGACATAGATTGACAGCTAGATCTCTATTTACTTCTTCTCGGCATTTACCTGAGTGTAACATGGGAGATTTACCTATGCCTGAAGGCACAGCTTTGAGTCACGGAGTCGTGAACCCTCTTTCTAGTATAATTGAAAGCATGGCTCAGCCTCAGGTTGCAGATTTATGTGAAAAT ACTGAGGATGGAATTCTGATACATAATGAGGCAGCCAAGGAAGAGTTGGATGctcttgaaaaaattagaagtcaactCATAGAGAAGCCTCAGGTACCAATGGATGACAAGAAAACTATTCCTTTAGTTCAGGTTTTAGGAACCGGTGACTTGCCCTCAGAAACTGCTGTGCCTAATGTACAATCTAATGTGAAGTCACGTTCCGCTTCCAAGTCGAATCTCCCAAGGAACACAAGAAGACGGGGGAGGCGAAGAGCCGGCTCAAAGAGGTGGAGCAGGAGAGTTTCAGGTTAG
- the LOC133880420 gene encoding uncharacterized protein LOC133880420 translates to MGLIMSFMPKGLPLTQMLHLDVNTLYNQFIGDKIIDRLIGDNITEFNDFHLAALDIFNSINSALPGKHYDVPSREEVKKCFDSWKGQENKEEKKKVFIHFMKERVNLSKVDDFVLIAGIVTPPVAMVAKRAGEKVPQLKAIKAIPDVLFVPTATVLALVSVKFSRRLFKRNGAS, encoded by the exons ATGGGTTTGATTATGAGTTTCATGcctaaag GTTTGCCATTAACACAGATGTTGCATCTTGATGTGAACACGCTCTACAACCAGTTCATTGGGGATAAGATCATCGACCGGCTCATTGGGGATAATATCACCGAGTTTAATGACTTCCATCTTGCTGCTCTTGATATCTTCAA CTCTATCAACTCAGCATTGCCTGGTAAACACTATGATGTACCATCGCGCGAGGAAGTAAAG AAATGTTTTGATAGCTGGAAAggacaagaaaataaagaagaaaagaagaaagtatTCATCCATTTTATGAAAGAGAGAGTCAATCTTAGCAAAGTAGATGACTTCGTGCTGATCGCTGGAATAGTAACACCTCCTGTAGCCATGGTGGCTAAGAGAGCCGGAGAAAAGGTTCCCCAGCTGAAAGCGATCAAGGCCATTCCCGACGTCCTCTTTGTTCCCACGGCAACGGTGCTGGCTCTCGTCTCCGTTAAGTTCTCCAGAAGGCTTTTCAAGAGAAATGGAGCATCCTGA